Within Sphaerodactylus townsendi isolate TG3544 linkage group LG05, MPM_Stown_v2.3, whole genome shotgun sequence, the genomic segment agctcgttttctgctgctccagagactaggaccaggagtcatgggttcaaggtgaaggaaacgAGATtgcacccaaacatcaggaaaaacatcctgactgTCAGGCTGTTTGACAAATGAaattcagagtgtggtggagtctccttctttggaggtttttaaacggaggtTGGATGATCATATAtcacagtggttttcaacctgggggttgggacccctttgggggtcaaacggccctttcacaggggtcgcctaagactctctgcatcagtgttctccatctgtaaaatgcataaatgttagggttgggggtcaccacaacatgaggaactgtattaaagggtcgcggcattaggaaggttgagaaccactgatctatcaggagtgctttgattgtgtgttcctgcagggggttggactcgatggccctttgtggtttcttccagttccatgattctataattctaaatCTTCAGCCCTCAAACTTCATGTGTTTgattgtaaccagaggtgggatccagcaggttctcaccagttcccgagagtgggttactaattatttgtgtgtgccaagagggggttactaattgggtctccaaaaatcataaagtcctgttgtttcctatgtggctggttagcgaaggtagaaaacgggatcattctccctgttgggctgttttgaaaacatgttttagaaatatggtcaagttccttgttgaaggaaagtctccttcttttgatttctagaaacaaaaatctgcgatttgaaagtattaagtgagCCTGACAGGTGTCACCAGAGGCCAAGTAGTTGTTTCTCTTGCTAAGGCAGACGATAGGACTCGCTATGGTAATGAGCTTTAAAACGATGGACGTTATCACCAGCTGGACTTCAggaacttcctttttttttacagcaagagttttttacagtaaatagcagagaaattattaatgccccgccccttggCCATGCCCCAAGTACCCAGCCCtactccattggcgctacgcaactgtttgaatcccaccaccatgggaacctgttactaaaatttttggatcccaccactgattgtaacaGTCAGATGTGAGCTGATTACCTGGTCTGTTTGGTTCCCACCAAAGGACTTCAGAGCATGATGAACAGGTTTTCCCcttgttccccccacccacccgccaGCCACAACCTGAGCATGTGTGAGACGTCACTGAGACAGACCGGCAACCATTTATATCAATAAGGGTTACTGGAACAAACAATAAAGAACGGGGTTTTTCATAAAAAGCCAGCGCAGCATTTATTTCTGACTGAATTATCTGATTAAATGACTGATTTACTGGTTGCAGCGGCTTCTAAACTGTGAGCCATCGTTTGTCtggcattccctccctccccacagaacCACCAGAGGGTTatttttagcttttttaaaaaaaatgttacctATAATTATGCAGTTGCACTCCAATGATTGATTGTCACAATCTCTGCGTTCCCAGATGCAGAGATTGTGACAATCAATCATGATAGAGCAACTGCACAACTATaggtaccattttttaaaaatgcaaaaaataaccCTCTAGGGGTTATGCTGGTGGCGACCGGCATCTAGGATCATACTTTATTACCTGCcatacggccaattggccatgctgggtagctgatgggaattgtagtccataatatccggagtgccaaaggctccGCCACCACGTTTAGGGCATAGGTAATAATCTCATttgcctccagatgttatggactacagttcccatcatcccttgccagcatcatgctggcaggggatgatgggaactgtagtccataacatctggagggccgcgggtttgacacctgtgctctaggactctgcaccctgcctttctcctcagaggggctccaaagtggctttcattattctcctcttctccattttattctaacaacAATCCTGcagggtaggttagactgagcatgtgactggcccaagctcactctAGCAAACTTCCACGGCACAAGTCAGGGTCTGCCAGATGTGTTCTGGCACTCTTAACGACGACACCAAACTGCAGAGTTTTCACTTTATGCCAGCGTGTGTAATGGTTACGagtggcgggctctaatctggagaaccgggttaaattccccgctcctccacatgaagcctgctggggggccttggggcagtcacagttctctcagaactctcttagcccatcTACttcccaaggtgtttgttgtgggggaggggaaggaaaaggagttcgtaagctgtgTCGAAACTCCTCGAAGTAGAGAAAAACCCCAACTTTTATTGTACCTCCTCAATTAAAAAGGCTAGAAACTACTTTTTTAATGTAAAACGAGAGCTGGGAATTCAGGAACGGTGGCGATTGATTGTTGGCGCACGAGTGCCCAATTCCAAgttgcaaatgtttttttaaaaaactcttcgaAAACCATCCAGCCGCTTGTTCGATTGTCAGAATATTAATGTGCAATAGCACAatatcaatctttttttttcttagccCTCAAAACCCCCTCCGCTGTCAGGCTCTGGTGAGCAACAGAAACTGCGGCAGCACAAAGACCTGATTGCGCTGTTAGGAAGTAATATAGGGAAGCCGATGGCCCAAACAGCCGAGAACCGGTGACCGGAGCATCAGCTGAAccgatgggcagaggtgggatccagcaggttctcgcaggttcccgagagtaggttactcattatttgtgtgtgccgagaggtacTACGGGTGATTTTGGCATTTGATTTTGCATGCCTTTAGTCAATGCTCTCctggcagtagcgcgcagaactggaagcagtctagcaggaggtgcaccgacgtgcatggcagcctgcgcctgcgtgcattcgtttcccgcccaaggaccggcgcagcggctgcgtccttgccacagccccgcccagcaatgccccgccccaggatgcccgaccacgcccccgtcgtgccccacccagccccattggcgctacgccacagtttgaatcccaccaccatgggaacctgttactaaaaattttggatcccaccactgccaatggGTGCTGGATAATCAAAGGCAACTTTCCCTTTTCACCCATGCAGAGGTTCGGGCTGCCTTTAGCCCCCCTCTGTGAAATTTGGACATCACGTGACCCCTCTTTCAGCCATTATGAAAGCCAAGACAAGAAAACCAACCAGGGGAGCTATATTAACATTTGCACTAAAGCAGAGCTGGTGGTGTAGATTTTAGGATGAACAATTATGTCCCACTAGAGTGGAAGCCGACCCAAAGTCCTTCTTTATCTTCTCAGCTGCCTCCTGCATTGATCTAACACATCAAAGTGACTTTTCTCTTTTCTTAATCAAAggatctgttttttccccctccgacAGCTCAGAAATTTGAATTTTTACAGTGTTGTGCCAATGCTGAGGTAATTAGAAATGTTGTTAACTTTGTAGCTGCAGAGGACTATGTCTGGGGACCGGGCTTTGGCGGATTAATTACCCATCCTTGTTAACTTGTAAATTGTACTCCCAGAAGTTGGCTATATATTGAGGCCCCGATCCGGCTGACGTTAGCTGTGAGCTGCGACTGAGACATCACTGAAACCAATTTAACAGTGTCAGGCTGGGATCAGGGAGAACCAGGTCCAAAGCCTCCCTCTGCCGACCGGGTGACAaattctcagactaacctacctcacagggttgttgtgagaatgaaagggAAGACAGGAGGATTATGTCAGCCACCTCGGATCCCCACGGGGGAGAAAGGTGCAGACATAAATAAGGTTAAGTAGACAAGAAAGGCGACTGAAATGAGTCATGACGGTCAAGGCTTTTATTGGCTTCTGTGGCTCTGACGGAGACAGCAGGAACGGACATTTTGCCTGTggctgttttggtttttaatgGCAGCCTCGAGGGAAAACATTATAAATCAGAGCCCTGGTGCACTGGGAGGGGGAGCGTTCCCTCCTGCACTGTTTCTAcaatctgccccccctccctctcaaaATCTGGGGTCTATTTTACCTGTTGGAAGAGGGGGGTATAGCCTATATTCCATTTCTGAACTCCAGCAAGTTTCCTCGGAATTAGGCCGTGCCATTTTGTGCAATTCGACAGGGCAATGCGGATCACAAAATGGCGCGGCCTAATTCCGAGGAAACTTGCTGGAGTTCAGAAATGGAACATAAAGTTAGTAATTTGCTGGATgaagctgaaacttaatcttgACAAGACAGATGTTCTCTGGGGTATCAGAAAGGTAGATCAGGGACCTGAGATCTGTTGTGGATgggtattattgttattgttgttgttgttgttgttgttgttaataataataataataatagttgttgttgttgttatgattgttgttgttgtttgttgttgtagatttcacagctgccagatctttagctggttgttggccttcattacaatttgagcctcacctagaggcctaggaagttgtaatatatcagcgtagtattcgtgcggatcccggcagggctgccttctggatttgaccgatgttaattttgtcaattcgaagatgtttcaagtgctgccctagtgttttggggatggcacccagtgtgccgattaccactgggacgacctcagctggtttgtgccatagacgctgaagctcgattttcaaatcgcggtatctagtgaccttctcgtgttctttttcaatgaccctgctatcaccagggactgctatgttgttgttgtttgttgttgttgttgtagatttcacagctgccagatctttagctggttgttggccttcattacaattcaagcctcacccagaggcctaggaagttgtaatgtatcggtgtagtgttcgtgcggatcccagcagggctgccttctggatTTGACAGAGgttaattttgtcagttcgaagatgtttcaagtgctgccctagtgttttcgggatggcacccagcgtgccgattaccactgggacgacctcagctggtttgtgccatagacgctgaagctcgattttcaaatcgcagtatctagtgaccttctcgtgttctttttcaatgaccctgctatcaccagggactgctatgttgttgttgtttgtttgttgttgttgttgtagatttcacagctgccagatctttagctggttgttggccttcattacaattcgagcctcacccagaggcctaggaagttgtaatgtatcagcgtagggtttgtgcagatcccagcagggctgccttctgaatttgacagatgttaattttgtcagttcgaagatgtttcaagtgctgccctagtgttttcgggatggcacccagcatgccgattaccactgggatgacctcagctggtttgtgccatagacgctgaagctcgatttttaaattgcggtatctagtgaccttctcgcgtactttttcaatgaccctgctgtcactggggactgctatattattattattattattattattattattattattattattattattattattattattattattattattattattatacacataacaacacagcacaagtgtctggaattcatctctgaatatcgagtctttcccaaggacctaggatattagaggtatttgcgtagaatatgtgcagttcctatcatcatcatcatcatcatcatcatcatcatcatcatcatcatcatcatcatcatcatcatcatcattatcattactactactactactactactactactactactactactactactactactactactactactactactactactactactactactacttcagcCCATGCTGGCTTTAAATATGCATcaggttcttcccaagaacctaggatgttgtaatcTATCAGCACAGTATATGTGCAGATCCAAGCAGTGTAGCCTTTTGTAACTGACAGATGGAGATTTTATCAGTATGTAGATGGTCCAAGTGCCATTTTTTTGTATGGCAGCCAACGTGCCAATAATCGCTGGGACCACAACTACTGTTTTTTTGCGCCACGATCTGATCTTGGCATTTCGTCATCTTTCCAACCTtgctgaaattgcacccccaccccagcaacataAAACCACAAGAGGGCCGTCACTGTGGGGAAACATACTGAATATTCTAAAAGCGTTGCGGACATATTGTTATTAATGCCTTTTGGGGAGCTCCCTAGAATCGTGACAGGTGGTAACAAACTGGATTCTGGTCTAAAGCTTATGCTAACATAGGTGTcgaacccgcggccctccagaggttatggacgcTGCAGTATGacgctggcagtggatgatgggaactgtagtccataatatctggagggctccgagtttgacacctatgggctagaATAAAAACCTGCtagcagggacggagcgaggggggacAGCGCCCGGGGCACTGGCGCATCCTCCGCCCTGCCACACCTccgtctgcccccgccctgccctggaatgccacaccacgcccctggaacaccctcgccacacccccacaggggtgcatgcccagtgcagcatgagccccctgtccccttggagctacgcctctgcctgctaTGCCTGACCtaatgtaaggttgcagttcaaccttggaaaagTTCCTGCTGGGGTTTCTGGCGGAACGCCCGGGAACGGGAATCTCTTATCTTGCTTTCGCtagcttgcctgtgtgaaactgtctgtgtgagattctgtgtgagaacctgaattgtttatcttcttttggcgggagcttgtCTGATGCCCGTATAAGTGACTGTTTGAGTTTTGgggggttagttctcgcattgcttgtatctgactaagaatgccagctcaataaagaacttaacacggttgcttttgactggacctTACTCGTTCGTTACACCTGCATGGCCAAGTGAGCGCAATTTCATCAGATtttctcagaagctcagcagtgtTGGcacctggttagaatttggatgggagaccccgaGGAAGTCCTCCGTCATTCTGCAGacaaatgcaatggcaaaccacctctgctagccttttgccttgaaaactctacagggcagCCATACGTTGGCTATAACTAGACAGCAATCTACACACAGAGACCgagtgtattttaaaatatatcaccTGCTATTTCCCCTACACAACTGAACATGAACAGCTGTCAGTGtaacgcacaggtgtcaaactcgcggccctcctgatggtatggactacagttcccatcatcccctgccagcatcatgctggcagggggtgatgggaactgcagtccataacatctggagggctgcgagtttgacacctgtggtgtaacgCATGGGGTTTCACAACCATCTTGCGACAGTGTGCCTTTCAGAGTgagttgaaataaataaataaatgaatgaatgaatgaatgaatgaatgaatgaatgaataaatttttaaaaaagcagacccaggagagttcagcaggcaagtcaagaagcaggaagtagggTGCCTCCTCGCGTGTAAGCAGAGAACCACGAGGATACcccgctcggcagaggccaatttactggagatccctggcccctcaatgatgcggctggcccctcaatgatgcagctggcccctcaatgatgtggctagcctccacttgggccagggcctttacggctctgacccctgcctggtggaacactctccctctagctgtccgggccctgcgggaccttggggatttccacagggcctgtaagaccgagttgttccaccgggcttttggagaaaccagccgctgagtgtgccccctcccagGTTGGAGATCCCAATATTAGTGGGACCCATTATCAAGATCTATGGGTCCCTAataccatcgggacccactacccctcccccctcctcctaagaggattaggttcaggtggggtGCCATCTTGggatattataactgctgtttttattataattatggatgtttatgatgattttatgtgattttatgttgtataccgcccagatcccttcggggatggggcggtatatcaaattaaacaaacaaacaaacaaacaaacaaaccccactgCGCAGCAAAAAGCCCCCGGgcaagcgttccatgcataatggcccTTCTTCTCTCCCCGTTCCTGGCAGGTACCTCAGAGCCCTGTACCTGGGGCTCCAGAGCCGCTGGCAGTCGGAGCATCGTCGGCGCCATTTCTACTGGAGGATGATGTTCGAGAGCGCTGACATCAGCATGCTGCGGCTGTTGGAGACCTTCCTCAAGAGTGCCCCACAGCTGGTGCTGCAGCTGAGCATCATGGTGCAGCAGAGGTACATCGAGCCACTGCAAGGTGAGCGGAGACCAGTGGGAACGCAGGAGCTGATTGGCTGGTTCAGACCCAGGCCTGGCAGGTGGCCCGAACGCACCCAGGAAGACCCCAACCTAGACAGGGAGGCAATGGCCTGGCCCCCAGTTGAGCCTTTAGCTACTGGGTGTCAAATTCTACTCCCCTATCTGGGGagtagaagggagggggaagggtggcatgcaagggaagggaaggggagggagggaggggatggaatgAAGGGCCCACCCacggagagaggggagggagaggggccatgcaagggaagggaagggagggagggaatgaggggtggcatgcaaggaaggggagggagggggcccggcatctggacatggcccacccgccctagcataggaagggagggggaggggtggcatgcaagggaggggagggaggggtggcatgcaaggaaggggagggagggagcccagcatctggacatggcccacccgccctagcataggaagggagggggaggggtggcatgcaagggaggggagggagggaggggtggcatgcaaggaaggggagggaggggccccagcatctggacatggcccacccgccctagcataggaagggagggggaggggtggcatgcaagggaggggagggagggaggggtggcatgcaaggaaggggagggagggggcccggcatctggacatggcccacctgccCTAGcataggaagggagggggaggggtggcatgcaagggaggggagggagggagggggaagggaggggaggggaggggagggagggagggaggggtggcatgcattcCTCAGACTGCTTCATATCCATATTCCTGTGGGACCTTATCCAGCTCCGTAGGGTTCGTAAGACAAGgatgttccgggggggggggggttgttgttgaggCATCCTATATGTCCAGTCCATCTTGCTTGccctccaaacttttctttttttcaaacttcCAACTATTTTCATATCAAAAAACTGGCAACACGGAACATAATGATACGATAAGGAGAATTCGCGTCGGGACACTAGACTATCTAAAATAGCAAATGAGTCAGTGTGAGTGTGAATTATTCTATTTCATAACATTGTGGTGTGACAGAATATTTGGCTTTATtataaaataatagaaaatacACCATTTCCTAAGGGGAAACACAATTTTGATTATACTGTTGAATCTGACAGTGACTCACGTTTTTATTATACCACTGAATCTGACAATGACTCACAGATCGTCAACAAGTGATTAACattgtccctttctgcacatacCAACATATTTtgtggcaggaaacaaaatgtttcccggaggagttctgcatagtttcccccccaaaaaacattttatttgcattctcAAAACGTCTTAAATACATCCTgtattttagtgattcttttgccaaaacattttcaggaagagAGCTTTAAAAcattcccacacctctctgcagtccgtggacttaagaacataaggacataagaacgagccagctggatcagaccagagtccatctagtccagctctctgctactcgcagcggcccaccaggtgcctttgggagctcacgtgcaggaggtgaaagcaatggccttctgcggctgctgctcctgagcacctggtctgctaaggcctttgcaatctcagatcaaggaggatcaagattggtagccatagatcgacttctccgccataaatctgtccaagccccttttaacgctatccaggttagtggccatcaccacctcctgtggcagcatattctgtgGCAGGCTTCCttctcagcgccattttctgagcctgCTCTGTTGgctcgcctgtttatttttgtcattcttttttatttggggggggggggttgaatcttTGAAGCCTTGCGTACACAACCTATGAGAATCCCGGCACGAGTCTTTGAAGCAATGTAGCATCGAATCCACAGAGAATCCCCCTTCAGCCCCCGGCAAAGGAacgatcacaaaatggtggccagaaatcgTTTCGGAAGTGTGAATGCAgacaaattggggaggggggggggatcaaaaacattttacaaatgttttgcaaGCGGTTTTGTGGGTTTGTGCAGAAACGGTCAGCGATTCGTTCGATAGCCTCCTCTAAAGATTTGCCTCAACACGTGTTCTTATTATATCTtgatcctaccctgtttccctgaatataagacatccccggaaaataagacgtagtagaggttttgctgaagtgcgaaatataaggcataccccgaaagtaagacgtatcaaagtttttgtttggaagcatgcccgacgaacagaacacggaaaaataagacatcccctgaaaataagacatagcgcatctttgggagcaaaaattgatataagacactgtcctgttttcggggaaacacggtataaccACCGTCGTTCTGTTTTGCTTCTATAACATACATCACAATGTAGCATTGACCCCGTTGCTTCAGACTTTAAATTGTACCATCTAGTTAACAGGTGCAATTTGATGTAGTTAAGACACACTCTTTTTATTAATAGGTTTTTCCGACTCTGCCAAATTCTAAGAGCTTTGTCTATAGCTAAAATTAGTTGCACGTAGCTGCAGTTTCCCTAAactgacttattttttttaatgaaaattgtGTTAGAGTCCAGAGCACACAAGGTTGTTGTTTGTTCACAACACTACATTTGTTAACCTACTGGTGCTTTTAAGCTGTCTGAATTTCAGAAGTACAAgcttctataacagtggtggtgaacctatggcatgggtgccagaggtggcactcagagccctctctgtgggcacatgcaaacagagtccccccccacacacacacacacatatctaggctggcctgggccactgggcgcgattattagcattaaacctaagacctagttttgggaaagcagtgtaggcaaccctgttaagcactgttaaaccccactgattttcatgcaaagtactaaagtgcgatcctttacctgggagtaagctcggttgttggcaatgggtcttgcttctgagtaaaccctcctagggtcgtgattcacccgttggaagagttgcacggttgcttcaaagcaaagccaccggctaccaccaagcttactcctgagtaattcaCGCCTCGGGgacaaccgtttttttctaaacgaaaacctcagtattcaggttgaattgccgtgttgccactttgcgataaataagtgggttttgggttgcaaattgggcactcggtctcgaaaaggtttgccatcactgttctataacaTACATATTTTTCTCTCCAGCTCCGGTTCTAATGTTCCTCGCCTCTATCCGCCCTTCAATGAGACCATTTCTCTCCCCTTAATTCCCtgcttcccttttctctctctccctgctcgAATAGGCCTCTCCGCTTCAGCCTCGCTGGTCTCGCTAGCGTGGACTCTTGCTTCCTACCAGAAGGTGCTGCGGGACTCCCGGGAAGACAAGCTGCCCATGTCCTACAAGGGGGCCGTGGTGCAGATCCTCTGGCACCTCTTCACGATCGCCGCCCGAGCCATCGCCTTCGCCCTCTTCGCCTCCGTGTTCCAGCTCTACTTCGGCATCTTCATCGTCACCCACTGGTGCATCATGACCTTCTGGATCATCCAGGGCGAGACGGATTTCTGCATGTCCAAGTGGGAGGAGATAATCTACAACATGGTGGTGGGCATCATCTACATCTTCTGCTGGTTCAACGTCAAGGAAGGCCGGAGCCGGTGCCGCATGTCCATCTACTACATCATCACCCTGATGGAGAACGCTGCCCTCACGGGGCTCTGGTACTGGCAGCGGGATACACGCGGGTTCCCCGAATCCAACGCCTTAATCATCGTCTGCGTGGTCACCTCCAGCTTCGCCTTAGGGGTCTTCTTCATGTTCATCTACTATTGCCTCTTGCACCCCAACGGAACCATTTTCAGGCCCCAGAACCCCGGCTGCATTTGCAGCGAGGAGCGCACGGCCGTCCCCTGTGCCGCGGGGGGCCCCGTGGACGTCGTCACCAGCCCCCCGCGTTCCTTACCCAGGACTACAGGGGCTGAGAGGGACGGGGTGCCTGGCGACCGAGACAGCTGCGTGCCAGTCTTTCAGGTCAGGCCCAGcgtgcccccaacccccattgcCCGTGCCCCACGGACAGAGGGTCCTGTCATCCGCATTGACTTGCCTCGGAAGAAGTATCCTGCCTGGGATGCCCATTTCATCGACAGGCGCCTCCGTAAGACCATCCTGGCGCTGGAGTACACCTCTCCGGCAACGCCGCGCCTGCAGT encodes:
- the XKR7 gene encoding XK-related protein 7 produces the protein MMFESADISMLRLLETFLKSAPQLVLQLSIMVQQRYIEPLQGLSASASLVSLAWTLASYQKVLRDSREDKLPMSYKGAVVQILWHLFTIAARAIAFALFASVFQLYFGIFIVTHWCIMTFWIIQGETDFCMSKWEEIIYNMVVGIIYIFCWFNVKEGRSRCRMSIYYIITLMENAALTGLWYWQRDTRGFPESNALIIVCVVTSSFALGVFFMFIYYCLLHPNGTIFRPQNPGCICSEERTAVPCAAGGPVDVVTSPPRSLPRTTGAERDGVPGDRDSCVPVFQVRPSVPPTPIARAPRTEGPVIRIDLPRKKYPAWDAHFIDRRLRKTILALEYTSPATPRLQYRSVEASQELLEYETTV